A single Syntrophorhabdus sp. DNA region contains:
- a CDS encoding NTP transferase domain-containing protein, with protein sequence MKDLDIVILAAGKGERMASRKPKVMHEIMGKPLLGYVVDAARTLEPARIVVVTGYGRETVEAYLEEKDVATAFQETQKGTAHALASARGHLEGNDVLVLLGDVPLIEDSTLVQFLEFCRASASIVFLTTDVTDPSGYGRVVMDGDIIADIREDADATAAEKLIPRINTGICYIPFQDLGLIDLIDTANRKGERYLTDICKVARASGRHAKGFCHPLADEVLGVNTLKGLLEANTVMRQRINEGHMARGVTFLDTDIYVESDVVIGQGTVIAPHCHIAGTTVIGEWVYIGPSSIIRNCRIGNNVTIAGLVFMEGVEAKEGVRIGALSRFKQDMVIEGRA encoded by the coding sequence ATGAAGGATCTTGATATCGTCATTCTGGCCGCAGGCAAGGGGGAACGGATGGCTTCCCGCAAACCGAAGGTGATGCATGAGATCATGGGAAAACCCCTTCTCGGATACGTTGTGGACGCCGCGCGCACCCTCGAACCAGCCCGGATCGTCGTCGTCACCGGCTACGGGAGGGAGACCGTCGAGGCCTATCTCGAAGAGAAGGACGTGGCGACCGCGTTTCAGGAAACGCAAAAGGGAACGGCCCACGCCCTCGCATCGGCGCGCGGGCACCTTGAGGGGAACGATGTCCTCGTTCTCCTCGGCGACGTTCCTCTCATCGAGGATTCGACACTTGTTCAGTTCCTCGAATTCTGCCGGGCCTCTGCTTCGATCGTCTTTTTGACGACGGATGTCACCGACCCTTCCGGGTACGGCAGGGTGGTCATGGACGGCGACATCATCGCCGACATCCGGGAGGACGCAGACGCGACGGCCGCGGAAAAACTGATCCCGAGGATCAACACGGGGATATGTTACATCCCGTTCCAGGACCTCGGGCTCATCGACCTCATCGACACCGCCAACAGAAAGGGAGAACGTTACCTGACGGACATCTGCAAGGTCGCCAGGGCCTCAGGCCGCCACGCAAAGGGTTTCTGCCATCCCCTGGCGGACGAGGTCCTCGGCGTCAATACCCTGAAGGGCCTGCTCGAGGCGAATACGGTGATGAGGCAGCGGATCAACGAAGGACACATGGCCCGCGGCGTAACGTTCCTCGACACCGACATATACGTGGAAAGCGACGTCGTGATCGGGCAGGGCACGGTCATCGCGCCCCACTGTCACATCGCTGGCACAACGGTCATCGGGGAATGGGTCTACATCGGACCCTCATCGATCATCAGGAACTGCAGGATAGGGAACAATGTGACCATCGCGGGTCTTGTCTTCATGGAAGGAGTGGAGGCGAAAGAGGGTGTCAGGATTGGCGCTCTCTCCCGGTTCAAGCAGGATATGGTCATCGAAGGAAGGGCGTGA
- a CDS encoding alpha/beta hydrolase gives MIILLPVFLIGAAWGCASMGYPGDRYEAAARAAAAGDLTKYSLEAKGFALIAYGRFSRPGKDLTVYIEGDGSAWLSPALLSPDPTPAGPLVLRMAAMDPAANVAYLARPGQYAAGLAPPCEPLYWSEKRFSPEVVEAMNEAIDRLRAFSGSGRVHLVGYSGGAAIAVLVASRRGGIASLRTVAGNLDTEAVNGHHGVSPLTGSLNPIDEAGRLAGLPQRHFAGAKDTVVPPFIARSFLERAGDADGRGLVIVEGVSHSRGWLERWGELLTVPLVTAR, from the coding sequence TTGATCATCCTGCTTCCGGTCTTCCTCATCGGGGCGGCATGGGGCTGTGCCTCCATGGGATACCCGGGGGACAGGTACGAGGCGGCCGCGCGGGCCGCGGCGGCGGGGGATCTCACAAAATACTCCCTCGAAGCGAAGGGCTTCGCACTCATCGCTTACGGGCGTTTTTCCCGGCCGGGGAAGGATCTGACCGTGTATATCGAGGGGGACGGGTCGGCGTGGCTCTCTCCCGCCCTGCTCTCCCCTGACCCGACGCCGGCGGGTCCACTTGTCCTGCGCATGGCGGCAATGGATCCGGCCGCAAACGTGGCGTACCTGGCCCGTCCCGGTCAGTACGCCGCAGGCCTCGCGCCGCCCTGCGAGCCCCTCTACTGGTCGGAGAAACGCTTCTCTCCCGAGGTCGTAGAGGCCATGAACGAGGCCATAGACCGGCTTCGCGCCTTCTCGGGCTCAGGCAGGGTCCATCTCGTCGGATATTCCGGGGGTGCCGCCATCGCCGTGCTCGTCGCCTCTCGCCGGGGTGGTATTGCAAGCTTGAGGACGGTGGCCGGCAATCTCGACACCGAGGCGGTGAACGGGCACCATGGGGTGAGTCCCCTGACCGGGTCCTTGAACCCCATCGACGAGGCCGGAAGGCTGGCAGGTTTGCCGCAGCGTCATTTCGCCGGAGCAAAAGACACCGTGGTACCACCCTTCATTGCACGATCTTTCCTGGAACGGGCGGGGGATGCAGACGGCCGCGGGCTCGTCATTGTTGAGGGCGTCTCACACTCCCGGGGTTGGCTGGAGAGGTGGGGAGAACTCCTCACTGTCCCTCTGGTAACCGCCCGATAG
- the glmS gene encoding glutamine--fructose-6-phosphate transaminase (isomerizing) has protein sequence MCGIVGYRGREGAREILIDALRRLEYRGYDSAGIAIWNKGTVRLARRQGKVSDLAEAIEADGFDGPMGLAHTRWATHGVPSERNAHPHTAADITVVHNGIIENYLELKETLKGQGHTFTSDTDTEVIPHLIASLLSKAGSFEGAVRSALRMLKGSYAVGVIREGEDILIAAKKESPLLVGLGEDGEHIIASDAPAIINRTNRFIFLEDGDIAVIRKGDLKITNLDGDEVTREVRSVQWSGAMAEKGGYRHFMLKEIFEQPRAISDTLIGRIEEEEGEVFFEELDLPDIAKVRKIWMVACGTSYHACLIGKHIFEANLRIPVETDIASEFRYRDPILDRNDLVILVSQSGETADTIAAMKEVKKRGLHTLAICNVLGSTLSRECDGVIYTHAGPEIGVASTKAFTTQVSVFFMLMIYLGKRLNVLDSDDARRLIGELRKIPHKIQTILDASSSIEDTARENMHYRHFLYLGRGINFPTVLEGALKLKEISYIHAEAYAAGEMKHGPIALIDENMPIVFVSPRDQTYKKTCSNMEEVLARNGKVLLFTDDARHDMAKRIDALFVVPESIYELQPILSVVPLQLMAYHMANLLGTDVDQPRNLAKSVTVE, from the coding sequence GTGTGCGGTATTGTCGGATACAGGGGTAGGGAAGGGGCACGGGAGATTCTCATCGATGCCTTGCGGCGCCTGGAATACCGGGGTTACGACTCGGCAGGGATAGCGATCTGGAACAAGGGGACCGTGAGGCTCGCCCGCAGGCAGGGCAAGGTGAGCGACCTGGCCGAAGCCATCGAAGCGGACGGTTTTGACGGCCCCATGGGGCTCGCCCACACCAGGTGGGCGACCCACGGCGTTCCCTCGGAACGCAATGCCCATCCTCACACGGCCGCCGACATCACCGTCGTTCACAACGGGATCATAGAGAACTACCTCGAGTTGAAGGAAACCCTGAAAGGACAAGGACACACGTTCACATCGGACACCGATACGGAGGTCATCCCCCATCTCATCGCCAGTCTGCTCAGCAAGGCGGGAAGCTTTGAAGGGGCGGTCAGGTCAGCTCTCAGGATGCTCAAGGGCTCCTATGCGGTCGGGGTCATCAGGGAAGGGGAGGACATCCTCATCGCGGCAAAAAAGGAGAGCCCGCTGCTCGTCGGCCTGGGAGAGGATGGCGAGCATATCATTGCCAGCGACGCCCCGGCCATAATCAACAGGACCAACAGGTTCATTTTCCTGGAGGATGGCGATATCGCGGTCATACGGAAAGGTGATCTGAAGATAACGAACCTCGACGGCGACGAGGTCACGCGCGAGGTCCGGTCGGTCCAGTGGTCGGGCGCCATGGCGGAGAAGGGCGGCTACAGGCATTTCATGCTCAAGGAGATCTTCGAGCAGCCGAGGGCCATATCGGACACGCTGATCGGAAGGATCGAGGAAGAAGAGGGCGAGGTATTCTTCGAAGAACTCGACCTCCCCGACATCGCGAAAGTGAGAAAGATCTGGATGGTCGCTTGCGGAACCTCGTACCATGCCTGTCTCATAGGAAAACACATCTTCGAGGCAAACCTGAGGATACCCGTGGAGACCGACATCGCTTCGGAATTCCGATACCGCGACCCCATCCTTGATAGGAACGACCTCGTCATACTCGTTTCGCAATCGGGCGAGACCGCTGACACCATAGCGGCCATGAAAGAGGTGAAGAAGAGGGGCCTTCACACCCTGGCCATATGCAACGTGCTGGGCAGCACCCTGTCGCGGGAATGCGACGGTGTCATTTACACCCACGCGGGTCCCGAGATCGGGGTGGCCTCGACGAAGGCCTTCACCACCCAGGTTTCCGTCTTCTTCATGCTCATGATCTACCTGGGTAAACGTCTTAATGTTCTCGACAGTGACGATGCCCGGCGTCTCATCGGCGAACTCAGGAAGATCCCCCATAAGATCCAGACGATCCTCGATGCGAGTTCCTCCATCGAAGACACCGCGAGGGAGAACATGCACTACCGGCACTTCCTTTACCTCGGCAGGGGCATCAACTTCCCCACCGTCCTCGAGGGTGCCCTGAAGCTCAAGGAGATCTCCTACATCCACGCGGAGGCGTACGCGGCAGGAGAGATGAAGCACGGCCCCATCGCCCTCATAGACGAGAATATGCCCATCGTGTTCGTCTCTCCGAGAGACCAGACATACAAGAAAACCTGTTCCAACATGGAAGAGGTCCTGGCACGCAACGGAAAGGTCCTCCTCTTCACCGATGACGCCCGCCATGACATGGCCAAGAGGATCGACGCGCTGTTCGTCGTTCCCGAAAGCATCTACGAACTCCAGCCCATTCTCTCCGTGGTGCCTCTCCAGCTCATGGCTTACCACATGGCGAACCTTCTCGGCACCGACGTGGACCAACCCCGGAACCTGGCGAAGAGCGTGACCGTCGAGTAA
- the tatC gene encoding twin-arginine translocase subunit TatC, with protein sequence MARKVNPDEKQPFVSHLKELRQRLVICLLSVCVAFALTYFFRERVNVFLLQPFKKVMPPGSSFIFTGVTEAFLTYFKIWILTAVTVASPVIIHQVWMFVSPGLYEKERRYVYPLIFWGSLLFAAGVIFCYFVVMPNLYRFFVSYASDFVIPMPDLKGYVSLTLKLLVIFGFLFELPLVAYFLARVGILNHRFLAKKRRYAILGAFILSAIITPPDPVSQILVAMPLWGLYELSVVIARLFGKKEKTADEGS encoded by the coding sequence ATGGCCAGGAAAGTAAACCCAGACGAAAAACAGCCCTTTGTCTCGCACCTCAAGGAACTGCGGCAACGATTGGTGATATGCCTGTTGTCCGTGTGCGTCGCCTTCGCGCTGACGTATTTTTTCCGGGAGAGGGTCAACGTCTTTCTCCTGCAGCCCTTCAAGAAGGTCATGCCGCCGGGGAGCAGTTTCATATTCACGGGGGTCACGGAGGCATTTCTCACCTATTTCAAGATATGGATACTCACGGCCGTCACCGTCGCGTCGCCTGTCATCATTCACCAGGTGTGGATGTTCGTCTCTCCCGGCCTCTACGAGAAGGAAAGAAGATACGTCTATCCCCTTATCTTCTGGGGTAGTCTCCTTTTCGCGGCTGGCGTGATATTCTGTTACTTCGTCGTCATGCCCAATCTTTACAGGTTCTTCGTGAGCTACGCCTCGGACTTCGTCATCCCCATGCCCGACCTCAAGGGGTACGTGAGCCTCACCCTGAAGCTCCTCGTCATCTTCGGGTTCCTCTTCGAACTCCCTCTTGTCGCCTATTTTCTCGCCAGGGTAGGGATACTCAACCATCGGTTCCTGGCAAAGAAACGCAGGTACGCGATCCTGGGAGCGTTCATTCTCAGCGCCATCATAACACCGCCGGACCCGGTGAGCCAGATACTCGTGGCAATGCCCCTCTGGGGCCTTTACGAGCTCAGCGTCGTCATCGCCCGCCTCTTTGGAAAGAAGGAGAAGACTGCAGATGAAGGATCTTGA
- the tatB gene encoding twin-arginine translocase subunit TatB, translated as MFGIGLPELILIMIVALLVVGPKKLPELARSIGKALHQVKSMTDDVKQSFEEVTSDDLEEPRKEEEAQTTETVGDSDAEDAGTEGAGEPFTAEAAASSEEDMIEFPANPEPDEDKEVQAAGVEQGPREDPHGQPGTGESGGYGNLRG; from the coding sequence ATGTTTGGTATTGGTCTCCCCGAACTCATTCTCATAATGATCGTCGCACTCCTGGTGGTAGGGCCGAAGAAACTGCCCGAACTCGCACGGTCCATCGGCAAGGCCCTTCATCAGGTCAAGAGCATGACCGACGATGTGAAGCAGTCCTTCGAGGAGGTCACGTCAGACGATCTTGAAGAACCCCGGAAAGAGGAAGAGGCGCAGACGACGGAAACCGTCGGGGACAGCGATGCCGAGGATGCCGGGACAGAGGGTGCGGGCGAACCCTTCACCGCGGAAGCAGCAGCTTCCAGCGAAGAGGACATGATCGAGTTTCCCGCGAACCCGGAACCCGATGAGGACAAAGAGGTGCAGGCAGCGGGGGTCGAGCAAGGCCCCCGGGAAGACCCGCACGGTCAGCCTGGCACAGGCGAGTCCGGCGGATACGGCAACCTGAGGGGGTAA